The following nucleotide sequence is from uncultured Roseateles sp..
CCGTCACCACCAGACTCAGCAGTGCCACCGGCACACCGACCCGGGCATGCATGCGCCAGTCGATGTTGATGCCCTGGCGGCGCGCGGCATCGACAACGATCAGATTGGCAATCGAGCCGACCAGCAGCAGATTGCCGGCCAGGGTGCTGACCAGGGCCAGCAAAGGCCCGCCCCAGGGCTCCTTGGCCAGCGGCAGCAGCAACATCACCGCGGGCACGTTGGAGACGAGGTTGGACAGCAGCAACGTCGAGACGAACAGCGGTGCCGGCTGGCTCAGATCGACGCCCGAGTGCGCCAAGGCGGCCACGCCCCGGGCGCTCAGGCCCGTCAGCTCCAGCGCGTGGTTGACGACGAACAGGCCCATGAACAGCACCAGCAGCTCCCAGTCGATCTCGCGCATCACCTTGCTGGAGTGAAAGCGCTGGCTCAAGAGCAGCAAGCCGGCACCCACCAGCGCCGCCACATCGCGCGGCCAGCCGGTGAACAGGAAGATGCCCAGCAGGGCCGCGGCCACGGCCACGCCCTTGGCACTTTGCCAGCGGTCCAGCGCGATGAAGTCCTCAGGGGTATCCAGCACCGCAGCTGTAATGTGCGGTCTAGACAGGCCACGCGCCAAC
It contains:
- a CDS encoding SLC13 family permease, producing MSLAMDAWVLLIFAIVYLGMILGGLPRLHLDRTGVALLGAIAVVGLGVMTPEAAAESIHLPTILLLFSFMVVSAQLRLGGFYGWVTAAVSGLNIAPVALLGVVIVVVALLSAVFSNDIVCLAMAPMLADACARKKLNPVPFLLALACAANIGSALTLIGNPQNMLIGETLKLPFGAYLLEALVPVALSLLALWAWLARGLSRPHITAAVLDTPEDFIALDRWQSAKGVAVAAALLGIFLFTGWPRDVAALVGAGLLLLSQRFHSSKVMREIDWELLVLFMGLFVVNHALELTGLSARGVAALAHSGVDLSQPAPLFVSTLLLSNLVSNVPAVMLLLPLAKEPWGGPLLALVSTLAGNLLLVGSIANLIVVDAARRQGINIDWRMHARVGVPVALLSLVVTAAWFAWRI